In Festucalex cinctus isolate MCC-2025b chromosome 21, RoL_Fcin_1.0, whole genome shotgun sequence, one genomic interval encodes:
- the slc30a2 gene encoding zinc transporter 2 isoform X1, whose product MDAKASSSEKSQLIHDKNHKSYCERVHSSFSEPSERFPDFPFKNGGMADGVDLKRPSAAAHCHRHAALAGSEDAGGEDTMLAKKKLYIASAVCLVFMIGEIIGGYLAHSLAIMTDAAHLLTDLGSMLVSIFSLWISSRPATKNFTFGWHRSEILGAFLSVMSIWMVTGVLVYLAIERIVRGDYQIEGHVMLLTSAFAVVVNILMAYILHHSTTFHAHGRGYQHIEDDAQSPRRARPGHALLGATHGSTSVRAAFIHVVGDLLQSVGVMVAAIVIYFRPEYKVADPICTFLFSIFVLCTTVTILKDVFRILMEGSPKGIEFKSVKEVLLSVKAVRSAHSLHIWGLTLGQTLASAHLAVDEGADTQSVLQEATELLHTKFGFHSVTIQVERYHSDMQNCGLCQDP is encoded by the exons ATGGATGCAAAGGCGTCAAGTTCGGAGAAGTCTCAGCTGATCCACGACAAGAACCACAAGAGCTACTGCGAGCGCGTGCACAG TTCCTTCTCAGAGCCGAGCGAGCGCTTCCCCGACTTCCCGTTCAAGAATGGCGGCATGGCGGACGGCGTGGATCTCAAGCGGCCCTCGGCCGCTGCTCACTGCCACCGCCACGCGGCGCTGGCGGGCAGCGAGGACGCCGGCGGCGAAGACACCATGTTGGCAAAGAAGAAACTATACATCGCATCGGCAGTGTGCCTGGTCTTCATGATTGGGGAAATTATTG GAGGTTACCTGGCGCACAGCTTGGCCATCATGACTGACGCGGCCCACCTGCTGACCGACCTGGGCAGCATGCTGGTGAGCATCTTTTCCCTGTGGATCTCCTCCAGACCCGCCACCAAGAACTTCACCTTCGGGTGGCACCGCTCAG AGATCCTCGGCGCCTTCCTGTCCGTCATGTCCATCTGGATGGTGACGGGCGTGCTGGTCTACTTGGCCATCGAGAGGATCGTGCGCGGCGACTACCAGATCGAGGGACACGTGATGCTGCTCACGTCCGCCTTCGCCGTCGTCGTCAACATCCT CATGGCGTACATCCTGCACCACTCCACCACCTTCCACGCCCACGGCCGCGGCTACCAGCACATCGAGGACGACGCCCAAAGCCCCCGCCGGGCCCGCCCCGGCCACGCCCTCCTGGGCGCCACCCACGGCAGCACCAGCGTCCGGGCGGCCTTCATCCACGTGGTCGGAGACCTGCTGCAGAGCGTCGGCGTCATGGTGGCCGCCATCGTCATCTACTTCCGG CCCGAGTACAAAGTGGCCGATCCCATCTGCACGTTCCTGTTCTCCATCTTTGTCCTGTGCACGACCGTCACCATCCTCAAAGACGTCTTCCGGATACTCATGGAAG gttctCCCAAAGGCATCGAGTTCAAATCGGTGAAGGAGGTTCTGCTGTCGGTGAAGGCGGTCCGCTCGGCCCACTCGCTGCACATTTGGGGGCTCACGCTGGGACAGACGCTGGCCTCCGCGCACCTGGCCGTCG ACGAGGGCGCCGACACGCAGTCGGTCCTGCAGGAGGCCACGGAGCTCCTCCACACCAAGTTCGGCTTCCACAGCGTCACCATCCAGGTGGAACGCTACCACAGCGACATGCAAAACTGCGGACTCTGCCAAGACCCCTGA
- the slc30a2 gene encoding zinc transporter 2 isoform X2, with amino-acid sequence MDRRWAHLTHSFSEPSERFPDFPFKNGGMADGVDLKRPSAAAHCHRHAALAGSEDAGGEDTMLAKKKLYIASAVCLVFMIGEIIGGYLAHSLAIMTDAAHLLTDLGSMLVSIFSLWISSRPATKNFTFGWHRSEILGAFLSVMSIWMVTGVLVYLAIERIVRGDYQIEGHVMLLTSAFAVVVNILMAYILHHSTTFHAHGRGYQHIEDDAQSPRRARPGHALLGATHGSTSVRAAFIHVVGDLLQSVGVMVAAIVIYFRPEYKVADPICTFLFSIFVLCTTVTILKDVFRILMEGSPKGIEFKSVKEVLLSVKAVRSAHSLHIWGLTLGQTLASAHLAVDEGADTQSVLQEATELLHTKFGFHSVTIQVERYHSDMQNCGLCQDP; translated from the exons ATGGACCGTCGTTGGGCACACCTGACTCA TTCCTTCTCAGAGCCGAGCGAGCGCTTCCCCGACTTCCCGTTCAAGAATGGCGGCATGGCGGACGGCGTGGATCTCAAGCGGCCCTCGGCCGCTGCTCACTGCCACCGCCACGCGGCGCTGGCGGGCAGCGAGGACGCCGGCGGCGAAGACACCATGTTGGCAAAGAAGAAACTATACATCGCATCGGCAGTGTGCCTGGTCTTCATGATTGGGGAAATTATTG GAGGTTACCTGGCGCACAGCTTGGCCATCATGACTGACGCGGCCCACCTGCTGACCGACCTGGGCAGCATGCTGGTGAGCATCTTTTCCCTGTGGATCTCCTCCAGACCCGCCACCAAGAACTTCACCTTCGGGTGGCACCGCTCAG AGATCCTCGGCGCCTTCCTGTCCGTCATGTCCATCTGGATGGTGACGGGCGTGCTGGTCTACTTGGCCATCGAGAGGATCGTGCGCGGCGACTACCAGATCGAGGGACACGTGATGCTGCTCACGTCCGCCTTCGCCGTCGTCGTCAACATCCT CATGGCGTACATCCTGCACCACTCCACCACCTTCCACGCCCACGGCCGCGGCTACCAGCACATCGAGGACGACGCCCAAAGCCCCCGCCGGGCCCGCCCCGGCCACGCCCTCCTGGGCGCCACCCACGGCAGCACCAGCGTCCGGGCGGCCTTCATCCACGTGGTCGGAGACCTGCTGCAGAGCGTCGGCGTCATGGTGGCCGCCATCGTCATCTACTTCCGG CCCGAGTACAAAGTGGCCGATCCCATCTGCACGTTCCTGTTCTCCATCTTTGTCCTGTGCACGACCGTCACCATCCTCAAAGACGTCTTCCGGATACTCATGGAAG gttctCCCAAAGGCATCGAGTTCAAATCGGTGAAGGAGGTTCTGCTGTCGGTGAAGGCGGTCCGCTCGGCCCACTCGCTGCACATTTGGGGGCTCACGCTGGGACAGACGCTGGCCTCCGCGCACCTGGCCGTCG ACGAGGGCGCCGACACGCAGTCGGTCCTGCAGGAGGCCACGGAGCTCCTCCACACCAAGTTCGGCTTCCACAGCGTCACCATCCAGGTGGAACGCTACCACAGCGACATGCAAAACTGCGGACTCTGCCAAGACCCCTGA